The following are from one region of the Lynx canadensis isolate LIC74 chromosome D4, mLynCan4.pri.v2, whole genome shotgun sequence genome:
- the LOC115500042 gene encoding cytochrome c-like — MGDVEQGKIFVQKCAQRHDAEKGGKHKTGPNLHGLFGWKAGQTPGFSYMDANQNKGTSWGEETLMEYLENPKKHIPETKIIFAGIKKARERAD; from the coding sequence atgggtgacgTTGAGCAGGGCAAGATTTTTGTTCAGAAGTGTGCCCAGCGCCATGACGCAGAAAAGGGAGGCAAGCACAAGACTGGGCCAAATCTCCATGGTTTATTTGGGTGGAAGGCAGGTCAAACCCCTGGATTTTCTTACATGGATGCCAACCAGAACAAAGGCACCTCCTGGGGAGAGGAGACACTGATGGAGTATttggagaatcccaagaagcacatccctgaaacaaaaattatctttGCTGGCATTAAGAAGGCAAGGGAAAGAGCAGACTAG